The Candidatus Zixiibacteriota bacterium genome contains the following window.
AATTGAAATCGGGCGAGGTTGTCACTATTGGAGAAAAGAAAAGCGAGTGGAGCGGCTGGCTGTGGTGTGAAGATCAGAATGGGAAAAAAGGCTGGGTTCCTGAAAGTTATGTTGAGAGAAAAGGGAATACCGGGAAAATAGTTGTGGAGTATGATGCTACTGAACTTACCGTAGAAAAAGGAGATGAATTAGA
Protein-coding sequences here:
- a CDS encoding SH3 domain-containing protein; this encodes MKQDNGLRGKKCRVIYGYRSAYPYPLKLKSGEVVTIGEKKSEWSGWLWCEDQNGKKGWVPESYVERKGNTGKIVVEYDATELTVEKGDEL